Within Oceanispirochaeta sp., the genomic segment GCGGGAGATCATTCCCACGGATTCATTAAACCCCACATGTCCGGCCAGGGTCTTGTCTTTGACTCCCTGAGCAAATTCTGAGGGAGTGAGGCCTACTCCCTGTTCTTCCATGACGGCAGGGCCGAAGGGGGAGAGGCTGTTGATCCGTTCTGCTTCAATCTCCTCCACGTCGATACAGGCCCCGGTGAGGGCCACCACAAGGAGATCCATGATGAGGCCGGGATTGATTCCGGTTCCCAAAACAGTGACCCCGTTGGCCTTGGCAATCTCATCCAGTTTCGCGGTCAGTTCGGGTTCCGAGGCCAGAGGGAAGGCCATCTCTTCGGCAGTGGAAATGACATTCAGTTTCTCTTCGAGAAGGTATTGAATCTTGGGAAAGGCTTTGTCTGTAAAGGAGTCTGTGGCTAGAAGAGCTATGTCTGCTGGATGTCCCTGCAGAACCCGGGCAATATCACTCTGAAGGATGACATCCTGACGGTCGCCTTTCTCGACCCCGCAAAGATCAAAAAGGCTTCTGCCCACACGGTCGGGATGCATGTCGCAGACCCCGCATATCTCGACCCCTTTCTTCTTGAGGAGCATCCGGGCCATACCGCTGCCCATGGCACCGAATCCCCATATTATGACTCTGATATTTTCCATTATTCAATTCCTTTCCATCAGATCTGTGTATTTTTAATTCTACCATTACTACTGTAATAGTAACAACAAATATTTTTCAATTTATTCTCACTTTAAAGAGGATCAAAAATCATAGCAGCTATTGAATTTATTCGGGGTAAACACGAAAATGAAGCAGTGATTACAGATGTTGCAAATCTGAATGATGCGGTGGAAGGCCATGTCCTGACCATCATCACAGCATTTTAATTTTTCGGGGGCAGACCAGCGTGCAGGCAGAAAATAAAAGAGCGACAAGAGCCGTCATCCATCTGGACCATATCATCCATAATCTGGAGTGTATAAAACAGCTTACCGGGGGAGATAAGAAGATTTGTATCGCCGTAAAAGCCGATGCCTACGGCCATGGAGCCCTGGAGATTTCCCGGAAAGCCCTGGACTGGGGTGTCGACTTTCTGGCAGTCGCCACGGTGTATGAGGGAATCATACTGAGGAAGGCAGGTATTGATGCTCCCCTTATCCTCTTCGGCTTTGCCCTGGATGAGGAAATCCCCGAGATTGTGAGTCATGGATTCACTCCTTTTGTGGGTGATGCAGCCTATGCGGCAAGACTGGATGAGGAGGCTTTCAGACAGGGAGTCATTCTCAATGTTCATATGAAAATAGATACAGGAATGGGCCGCATCGGAGTCAGCCCTGAGGGAGCTCCTCTTCTGGCCGAAAATCTGGTGGAAATGAAGAACCTGAAACTCGAGGGAGTCTGTACACACCTTCCTGTCTCTGACAGTCCTCTAGAGGATGATCTCCATTTCACAGAGGA encodes:
- the ord gene encoding 2,4-diaminopentanoate dehydrogenase; translation: MENIRVIIWGFGAMGSGMARMLLKKKGVEICGVCDMHPDRVGRSLFDLCGVEKGDRQDVILQSDIARVLQGHPADIALLATDSFTDKAFPKIQYLLEEKLNVISTAEEMAFPLASEPELTAKLDEIAKANGVTVLGTGINPGLIMDLLVVALTGACIDVEEIEAERINSLSPFGPAVMEEQGVGLTPSEFAQGVKDKTLAGHVGFNESVGMISRAIGWKLSEPVRQSMEPIVSSVYRKTQYAEVQPGNIAGSSMKGSGFVDGKEKIRMIHPQQIEPQLEGTETGDYIRIKGTPDISMAIKPEIPGGIGTIAMCVNMIPHVINSHPGLKTMIDLPVPRAIMGDMRDLICSP